In the genome of Candidatus Sysuiplasma jiujiangense, the window AACGGCGCCGGAAGGGCGGCATCGTACGACATGGAACCGCTGGTCAGGATGGCGAACACATTTCTTTTACCCGGAGAGTACAGCGACGACGATATAATCCACGGTGTTAAGGAAGGAATATATATCAAGGGTTTTACCGAATGGAATATAGACGACAGACGTTTCAATCAGAAATACGTTGGACGGGGAGCATACAGGATACAGAACGGGGAACTCACCACGCCGGTGCGATCCCCAACACTTGAAATAACAACGAAAGGCTTCTGGAGCTCCGTGGACGCCGTAGGCAGAAACGTCAGGTATTTCGGCGGTTCCTGCGGGAAGGGCGATCCGATGCAGGGAATGGCTGTGGATATGGGCGGTCCTGTGATCAGGCTCCGGAATGTAATGATAAAGTGAGATGATGCGCATGGAAACCGAATCGGTGGAAGGAATCGCGGGAAAAATTATGGACGAAGCGCTCAGGCAGGATTTCTCCGACGTCATTGTAAATGCAGTTTCAGGCGATACCAGGCAGATCCGCTTCAGCGAAAACAATATTGACATATTCAACAGGTGGACGGAGACGAATTTTCAGCTCTTTCTTGTCAGGGAGAAGAAGGTGGTCGCCACGACTGCCAAGGGGATTGCCGATTACAGGGAAGTGCTGGAAAACGCCAGGAAGACTGCAGATGTGTCTACACCTAACGAGGAATATGCAGGCATAGCCAGATCCACTTCCGCCCGCAATTACTACACCAGGGAGAAGAAAGCATCTGACGCCGATCTCTCCGGTCTGGTACACGACTCCATAAACAGTGCCGCAGGCAATGGCTCGACTGGCTCTGCCGGCTCCCTTTATAACACTTTTTACACGCGTTTTCTTATCACTTCCAGCGGGATAAGACGCAGGGAGAGTTCCGCATCGTACTACTTCTCTATCAGATGTTTCGCCGGCGACGGCGCGAGCGGGCATTCGGTTGTAACATCCCTTTCGCACAGCAAGTTCAGGCCGGAAAAAGCCGCACTCAAGGCATCGGCGCTTGCAAGGGCGGCACTGAACCCGGCAGTCGGGCAGGAAGGCAGATTCGACACAGTGCTGGATCCCATGGTTGTCGCTGCGTTAGCCTCGCAGGTAGGCAACATGGCGTCCGCATATACGGTCATTTCCGGATTTTCCTGCTTTGCGGGAAAGATCGGCAGGAAGGTTGCATCTCCACTCGTGACAATTGAGGATGATGCAACGCGGAGGCTTTACGGATTCCGCGCATTCGATGATGAAGGAGTCGCGGTCCGCAGGACCCCCATCATAACAGGGGGGGTGCTGAAAAGTTATCTCCATAACACATCCACCGCAAAGAAATTCGGGACCAGAAGCACGGGAAATGCCGGCCTTATTGCTCCCGAGTCATTTATGCTGTCGATGAAGGAAGGAAAATCCACACAGGACGAGATGATAGGCGATGTGCGGAATGGCCTTTATATCAATAACACGTGGTATACCCGTTACAGCAACTATGCACGCGGTGATTTTTCCACTATTCCGAGGGATGCAATATTCCTGATTCGCAGGGGAGAGATAGCTGGATCTGTCAGGGGGATACGCGTTACCGAGAATCTCATTTCGCTGATGAAGCGTATTTCAGATATATCGGGAGAGAGGGAACATTTGAGCTGGTGGGGAGAATCAGAAACACCGAGTACAGTCCCCTATGCAACCGTGCGGAGGCTCAACGTGACAAGGTCGAGTGACATATGAACTGTGAACGATGCATGAACAAACGCAGATGCTGACCCAAAAGGCCCGCTGCAAAAAATCATTTGCTCTCGGAAGGCAGAAGAATGGCATTAATCATGCCATGCTGCCCGGGCCTGGAGGTGATAAGTGCCATTCCAATTTCGGTCTGAATTACGGCACCCTTGTTCATTATATTTCTCTGAGTGTAGTTGGGGTTTGCCGGGTTCTGTTTGACAGTGACAATCTTCGCCTTCTTTGTCACTCCTGTCTTCCTGTCGGTGACATTCGCGTAATCTTCCGCAAGGACCCTTGATTTGGCATTGCTCCCCTTTGTTCTGTACAGTTTGATACTGTGGGGACCCAGGAAGGTGAACTGCCTCTCTCTTCCGACCTCGAATCTCTTCTTCTTCCTCGACTGAACGTAGCGTCCGCCCGTTGATTTCCTGTTGGATCGTCCGTTCCAGATTGCCATGCAATGCCGGTCTAGCAATGACAATATAAAAACTTTGCTCAGTGCGAGTGGCAGAATTAGGCGTTACCGTCTGGAATCGGCGGTCTGCAGCCTGGCCCTGACCCGTCCGCCAAGTTTCTTCCTCAATCCGTAAAGCTCTTTAGTGACATGTCGGATAGGCCGTATCATACGCTTACATCGCGGAAGCGGTCACTGATGCCGGCGGTATGAAAAAGGACGGCATCCTGACCGAATCCACTGAATGCGACAGATGCGTTTATTCTGAAGGAGATGTAAATGATGAACGACGAGGATAAAAGCAGAAGCAGGCCGGATAGGCATCATGCCCACGGACATGCACATGTAGATGGTCACGGGCACTCCGGGCACTCTTTCGATCACGCGTCTTCATTTCTGCTGTCTGAGGAAAGAAGAAAGTGGCAGGATCCTTCAAAAATCATAGGGGCGTCAGGCATCGCTGAAGGATGGAACGTTATCGATGTCGGTTCCGGTCCCTGTTTCTTTGCTGCTGAAATTGCCTCGAGGGTCGGAACAGGGGGTAAGGTCTATGCACTGGATTCCAGTTCTGTTCTGCTGTCAAAGTGCGTCGAGATTATATCCGGGAAGGGTATTGCAAACGTGTTTCCTCTTCTCGCAGATGCAGATTCCGGTTTTCCAATAGTTGACGGGAAACTTGATGCTGTGTTCATGGCGAATGTTCTGCACGACTTTGCGAAGCCG includes:
- a CDS encoding TldD/PmbA family protein: METESVEGIAGKIMDEALRQDFSDVIVNAVSGDTRQIRFSENNIDIFNRWTETNFQLFLVREKKVVATTAKGIADYREVLENARKTADVSTPNEEYAGIARSTSARNYYTREKKASDADLSGLVHDSINSAAGNGSTGSAGSLYNTFYTRFLITSSGIRRRESSASYYFSIRCFAGDGASGHSVVTSLSHSKFRPEKAALKASALARAALNPAVGQEGRFDTVLDPMVVAALASQVGNMASAYTVISGFSCFAGKIGRKVASPLVTIEDDATRRLYGFRAFDDEGVAVRRTPIITGGVLKSYLHNTSTAKKFGTRSTGNAGLIAPESFMLSMKEGKSTQDEMIGDVRNGLYINNTWYTRYSNYARGDFSTIPRDAIFLIRRGEIAGSVRGIRVTENLISLMKRISDISGEREHLSWWGESETPSTVPYATVRRLNVTRSSDI
- a CDS encoding 30S ribosomal protein S8e → MAIWNGRSNRKSTGGRYVQSRKKKRFEVGRERQFTFLGPHSIKLYRTKGSNAKSRVLAEDYANVTDRKTGVTKKAKIVTVKQNPANPNYTQRNIMNKGAVIQTEIGMALITSRPGQHGMINAILLPSESK
- a CDS encoding methyltransferase domain-containing protein, whose protein sequence is MMNDEDKSRSRPDRHHAHGHAHVDGHGHSGHSFDHASSFLLSEERRKWQDPSKIIGASGIAEGWNVIDVGSGPCFFAAEIASRVGTGGKVYALDSSSVLLSKCVEIISGKGIANVFPLLADADSGFPIVDGKLDAVFMANVLHDFAKPDEVVREAGRVLRSGGLMINLDWKKMRTEFGPPEEMRLSEEESRKIIRSGPFDQFGNIDAGPFHYCLTFRKF